In the Streptomyces sp. NBC_00193 genome, AATGATTGAGCGCAAGGTGCGTGCGGCGGCCAGATCGGCACAGCCCGCCAGGAGGAGGGCCTCTTCGAGTTCCGTCCGCAGGATCGAGAACACCTGGGCGACTCCCTGCGCCCCGGCCGCACTCAGCCCCCACAGCACCGGGCGCCCGATCAGGACCCCGTCGGCGCCCAGCGCGAGAGCACGCAGGATGTCGGTGCCGCTGCGGACACCGCTGTCCATGAGGACCTGGCACTGTCCGTCCACCGCTTCGGCCACCCAGGGCAGTGCGGTGATGCTGGCCGGCGCGCCGTCCAGCTGCCGGCCTCCGTGGTTGGACACCACCACGGCGTCCGCCCCGAGCCGTACGGCCTGTTCCGCGTCCTGGGGATCGAGGATGCCCTTGACCACCAGGGGAAGCCGGGTCTGCTCCCGGATCCATTCCAGGTCGGACCAGCCGAAGGTCGGGTCGAAGGCCATCTTCGTGTGGGCGGCCACGGCCGACTCGCCCGGCCGGCGCGCATGTGCCGCGGAGGGGCCGTCGGACTCCAGGTTGGCGCTGCGGATCCAGGAGGGGAGCGTGAACTCGTTGCGCAGGTCGCGCAGCCGGCGTCCCATGATCGGGACGTCCACGGTCACCATCAGGGCCCGGCAGCCGACCTGTTCGGCGCGGCGGATCAGCTCGGCCATCCGGCCGCGGTCGTGCAGCCAGTAGAGCTGGAACCACAGGTCCGCTCCGACCGCGGCGATCTCCTCCAGCGAGTGACTGCTGATGGTGCTGACCACGAAGGGCACCCCCGCCGCCAGAGCACCCTGCGCGGCGGCGAGTTCGCCCTCCGGGTGCAGCAGGCGCTGGTACGCCATCGGTGCGACCGCGAGGGGCAGCGCGGCCGGACCGCCCGGCAACTGCGCACCGGTGTCGACCGACTTGACGCCCGCCAGCACCCGGGGCACCAGCGAAACGCCGTCCAGTGCCGCCCGGTTGGCCTGCAGGGTCGATTCGGTTCCGCTGCCGCCGGAAATGAAGTCCCACACCGCCGGCGCCAGGCGTGCGGCGGCGGACCGTCGCAGGTCCTCCACGCACAGGGGCTGATGGGTCATGTCACGTCCCGACCTCTGCGTCGGCCCGCTGACGCTCGACCGCTTCGTAGAGCGCCTTGATGTTCCCGCTCCCGAAGGTACGGGCGCCCATGCGCTCGATGACCTCCATGAACAGCGTGCGGCGCGGGTGGACCGACTTGGTGAAGATCTGGAACAGCTGGCCGTCGTGGTCCTCGTCGACCAGGACGTCCAGTTCCTTGAGTTCGGAAACCGAGTACTTCGTCAGATCCAGGCCCAGCAGCCGGTAGTAGGCGGCAGGTGTGCTCAGGAAGGACACGCCCCGCGCCTTCATGAGGCCGACGGACTCCACGATGCTGTCCACGGTGAAGGCGATGTGCTGGACGCCGGCCCCGTCGTGGTTCTTCAGGAACCCGTCGATCTGACCGGGCTCCAGCGAGGTGTCGGGTTCGATCAGGGTGAGCGTGACACCACCGGACCGGCTCTGGACCACCTTGGAGTCCATGGCCTGGCTGCCCACCACGATGCGCTCTTCGAAGATCGTCCGGAAGTCCAGGACGTTCTCGTAGAACTCCACGGTGGGTGCCAGCTGCCCGGCTTCGAGGCAGATGGCGAAGTGGTCGATCGTGTTCAGGCCGCTGTCGAACCGGGGGCCCGCCTCGGGAACCGGGGAGATTCCCGGAAGCTCCCGCACGTCGCTGCCGCCCGGACGCTGCACGAAGGTGTGGAACACGTCCCCGAAGCCTCTGATCGAGGCCGTCAGCACCCCGTCCCGCTCCTCCGGCTCCGCCACCGCCACCGCGCCCCGGCGCACCGCCTCGGCGAACATTCCCCGGGCGTTGGGGGTCGTCAGTGCGATGTTGGCCACGCCGTCACCGTGCTGCGCCACGTAGGCGGCCGCGGGGTGGTCGGCGCCCTGCGCCGACGTCAGCACCAGCCGGATCTCGTTCCTGCCGAGCGCCACCGACCGTACGGGCGT is a window encoding:
- a CDS encoding alpha-hydroxy acid oxidase, which produces MTHQPLCVEDLRRSAAARLAPAVWDFISGGSGTESTLQANRAALDGVSLVPRVLAGVKSVDTGAQLPGGPAALPLAVAPMAYQRLLHPEGELAAAQGALAAGVPFVVSTISSHSLEEIAAVGADLWFQLYWLHDRGRMAELIRRAEQVGCRALMVTVDVPIMGRRLRDLRNEFTLPSWIRSANLESDGPSAAHARRPGESAVAAHTKMAFDPTFGWSDLEWIREQTRLPLVVKGILDPQDAEQAVRLGADAVVVSNHGGRQLDGAPASITALPWVAEAVDGQCQVLMDSGVRSGTDILRALALGADGVLIGRPVLWGLSAAGAQGVAQVFSILRTELEEALLLAGCADLAAARTLRSIISGLRA
- the hppD gene encoding 4-hydroxyphenylpyruvate dioxygenase, with product MTHTNASMFDGLAVDHVEFYVQDTAAAAEQFIDGYGFEIYGASGPAESATPVRSVALGRNEIRLVLTSAQGADHPAAAYVAQHGDGVANIALTTPNARGMFAEAVRRGAVAVAEPEERDGVLTASIRGFGDVFHTFVQRPGGSDVRELPGISPVPEAGPRFDSGLNTIDHFAICLEAGQLAPTVEFYENVLDFRTIFEERIVVGSQAMDSKVVQSRSGGVTLTLIEPDTSLEPGQIDGFLKNHDGAGVQHIAFTVDSIVESVGLMKARGVSFLSTPAAYYRLLGLDLTKYSVSELKELDVLVDEDHDGQLFQIFTKSVHPRRTLFMEVIERMGARTFGSGNIKALYEAVERQRADAEVGT